In the genome of Lysobacter sp. 5GHs7-4, the window ACAGCGACGCCGCCAAGCAGGCGGTGATCGCCGCGCTGTCCCACGCCTACGGCGCCGAGAAAGTGTCCGGCGACCTCGCCGTGGACCGCTACGCGCGCCCGGCCGACTGGGCGGCCAACCTGCCCCAGTTCGCCGCCGCGTTCAAACAGCCCGGTGCGGCGGTCAGTTTCCAGGGCCAGCGCATCGAACTCAGCGGTCAGGTCGCCGAGGCTGACCGCGCCGCGCTGTTGGAACAGGCGCGCACGCTCTACCCCGGCTACGCCTACACCGGCCTGTTCGAGGGCGTGGGCGCGGCCCCCGCCAACAGCGCCCTGGCCACGCTGGGCGACAAAGCCAGCGCGGCCGACGTGGTCAAGGCGCTGAACCAGACCCCGATCGCGTTCGAAGGCGACAGCGCGCGCATCGCCGCGTCCAGCCTCGACGCCCTGGGCGACGCGGCCAAGGCCATCCAGGCCGCGCCCGCACAAACCCGGGTCGAGATCTATGGCCCGGCCGGCGGCAGTGGCGTCAGCGAGGACGATCTGGCCTTGTCCAAACAGCGCGCCGAGGCGGTCAAGGTGCTGCTGGTGGTGAACGGCGTCAGTCCGGGCGCGATCGAGACCAAGGCGGCCGGCGCCGATAGCGGCCGCGGCATCAGTTTCAAACTCGTCAAATAGGGCGGCGGCCGGCGCTCGCGCCGGCCGACCGGACCCGGTCAACGGCCTCTCTCCAGGCCCTCGCCGACGCGCGGTTTGCGTCGGCGATTTTTTTGGGCGGGTGGTTTTGCGAGGCAAAAGCAAATCCCCCCTAGCCCCCCCTTTTTCAAAGGGGGGAACGGTGCGGCCTGTTTGGTAGGAAGCAGTTGCGCCCGCGGCTTCAGGGGAAGAAACCGCCTGCCGGTCCTCCCCCTGTGGAATCGGCTGGTCTTCCCCCTTTGGAAAAGGGGGATCGAGGGGGATTTGCTTCTCCGTTCAGGACGCTCTCACCCAGACACCCGGCAACGCCCCATGTCGCGCTCGCAGCTGCGACGAACCCTCTCCGCGGCCCTTCCGTTCCGCAGATTTGCCCCCATGTTCGGCACTCGATACGCTCTTCTGTTCGCCGTCGCCCCGTGCGTCGGCCGCCCTCCCCCTTTGCAGGCAAACGATGGCGCTGGATTTCATCCGCATCCGCGGCGCGCGGACGCACAACCTCAAGAACATCGATCTCGACCTCCCCCGCGACAAGCTGATCGTGATCACCGGCCTGTCCGGCTCCGGCAAGTCGTCGCTGGCGTTCGACACGATCTACGCCGAAGGCCAACGCCGTTACGTGGAGTCGCTGTCGGCCTATGCGCGGCAGTTCCTCAGCGTGATGGAAAAGCCCGATGTCGACCACATCGAAGGCCTGTCGCCGGCGATCTCGATCGAGCAGAAGTCGACCTCGCACAATCCGCGTTCGACGGTCGGCACGATCACCGAGATCTACGACTACCTGCGCCTGCTGTACGCACGCGTGGGCTCGCCGCGCTGCCCGGACCACCACTACCCGCTGGAAGCGCAGACGGTCAGCCAGATGGTCGACCAGGTGGTCGGCCTGGATCCGGAGCAGCGCTACATGCTGCTGGCGCCGGTGGTGCGCGAGCGCAAGGGCGAGCACGCGCAGATCTTCGAGCAGCTGCGCGCGCAGGGCTACGTGCGCGTGCGCGTGGACGGCACGCTGTACGAGATCGACGCGGTGCCGCCGCTAGCGCTGCGGGTCAAACACACCATCGAGGCGGTGATCGACCGCTTCAAGCCGCGCGAGGACATCAAGCAGCGCCTGGCCGAATCCTTCGAGACCGCGCTCAAGCTCGGCGACGGCATGGCCCAGGTCATGTCGCTGGACCACGCCGACGCCGCGCCCTTGCTGTTCTCGTCCAAGTACAGCTGCCCGGTCTGCGACTACTCGCTGCCGGAGCTGGAACCGCGCTTGTTCTCGTTCAACTCGCCGGTCGGCGCCTGCCCGACCTGCGACGGCCTGGGCGTGGCGCAGTTCTTCGATCCCTCGCGCGTGGTCGTGCACCCGGAGCTGTCGCTGTCGGCCGGCGCGGTGCGCGGCTGGGACCGCCGCAACGCCTACTACTTCCAGCTGATCCAGTCGCTGGCCAAGCACTACAAGTTCGACGTCGACTCGCCCTGGCAATCGCTGTCGGAAAAGGCGCGCAACGCCGTGCTGTACGGCAGCGGCGACGAGCTGATCAATTTCAGCTACATCACCGAGAACGGCGGCCGCAGCCAGCGTAAGCACCGCTTCGAGGGCATCGTGCCCAACCTGGAGCGCCGCTACCGCGAAACCGAATCGGCGGCGGTGCGCGAGGAGCTGGCCAAGTACATCAGCGAACGCGCCTGCACCGAATGCGGCGGCGCGCGCCTCAACCGCGCCGCGCGCAACGTGTTCGTGGCCGAGCGCCCGCTGCCGGAGCTGGTGGTGCTGCCGGTGGATGAGGCGCTGAGCTTCTTCAAGTCGCTCAACCTGCCCGGCTGGCGCGGCGAGATCGCGGTCAAGATCGTCAAGGAAATCGCCGACCGCCTGCGCTTCCTGGTCGACGTCGGCCTCGACTACCTGACCCTGGAGCGCAAGGCCGATTCGCTGTCCGGCGGCGAAGCCCAGCGCATCCGTCTGGCCAGCCAGATCGGCGCCGGCCTGGTCGGCGTGATGTACGTGCTGGACGAGCCCTCGATCGGCCTGCACCAGCGCGACAACGAACGCCTGTTGGGCACCCTCACCCGCCTGCGCGACCTGGGCAACACGGTGATCGTGGTCGAGCACGACGAGGACGCGATCCGCCTGGCCGACTACATCGTCGACATCGGCCCCGGCGCCGGCGTGCACGGCGGCGAGGTGGTGGCGCAGGGCCTGTTCCCCGACATCCTCAAGGCACCGCGTTCGCTGACCGGCCAGTACCTCAGCGGCAAGCGCCGGATCGAAATTCCCAAGCAGCGCCACAAGCCCAATCCCAAGACCACCCTGCACCTGCGCGGCGCCAGCGGCAACAACCTCAAGGACGTCGATCTGGCGATCCCATCGGGCTTGTTCACCGCCGTCACCGGCGTGTCGGGTTCGGGCAAGTCGACCCTGATCAACGACACCCTGTTCGCGATCGCGGCCAACGAGCTCAACGGCGCCTCGCACACGCCGGCGCCGTACAAGGCGGTGGAGAACATCGAGCTGTTCGACAAGGTGGTCGACATCGACCAGTCGCCGATCGGACGCACGCCGCGTTCCAATCCGGCCACCTACACCGGCCTGTTCACGCCGCTGCGCGAGCTGTACGCGCAGGTGCCCGAGGCGCGCTCGCGCGGCTACTCGCCGGGCCGCTTCAGCTTCAACGTGCGCGGCGGCCGCTGCGAAGCCTGCCAGGGCGACGGCCTGATCAAGGTCGAGATGCACTTCCTGCCGGACGTGTACGTGCCCTGCGACGTCTGCGGCGGCAAGCGCTACAACCGCGAGACGCTGGAGATCCTCTACAAGGGCTACAACATCAACGACGTGCTGGAAATGACGGTCGAGGATGCGCTGGGTCTGTTCGAGGCGATCCCGGCGATCTCGCGCAAGCTGGAAACGCTGATGGACGTGGGCCTGAGCTACATCAAGCTCGGCCAGAGCGCGACCACCCTGTCTGGCGGCGAGGCGCAGCGCGTCAAGCTGTCCAAGGAACTGTCGCGCCGCGACACCGGACGCACGCTGTACATCCTCGACGAGCCCACCACCGGCCTGCACTTCCACGACATCGAGCACCTGCTGGCGGTGCTGCACCGCCTGCGCGACGACGGCAACACCGTGGTCGTGATCGAGCACAACCTGGACGTGATCAAGACCGCCGACTGGGTCATCGACCTGGGCCCGGAAGGCGGCCATCGTGGCGGCAGCATCCTGGCCACCGGTACGCCGGAGCAGATCGCCGCGCTGCCGCATTCGCACACCGGCCACTTCCTGGCGCCGCTGTTGGGCATGGGCCCGGCCACGCGCACGGAAGCCAAGCCGGCGCGCAAGGCCGCCGCCAAGTCCGACACGGCCAAGACCGTTGCCAGCAAAACAGCCACCGCCAAGGGCAAGAAGAAATCCGCCGCATGAGCACCGACACCGCCGCCACCGAATCTCCGCTGCTGTTCCGCATGCCGCTGGAACTGCGCTGGCGCGATCTGGACGCGTTCAACCACGTCAACAACTCCAACTTCCTCACCTACCTGGAGGAAAGCCGCATCCGCTGGTTCGACAGCTGGGGCGGCGAATGGGTCAGCGACGCGATCGCGCCGCTGCTGGCGGCGGTGCAGCTGAACTACCGGCTACCGATTCCGTATCCGTCCAAGGTCGCGGTGGAGCTGTACGCGCAGCGCGTGGGCAGCACCAGCATGACCATCGGTCACCGCATCGTGTCCGAGGACGGCCAGGCGCTGTACTGCGACGGCCACGTGGTGGTGGTGTGGATCGACCGCGCCAGCGGGCGGCCGGTGCCGTTGCCGGCGGCGGTGTTGGAGGCGATCGCGCGCTGAGGCGCGGCGAATCGTGGCGAGCCGCAGACGCGGCCGAAAAGCAAATCCCCCCCTTTCCAAAGGGGGGAAGAAGCACACGCTCAGGGCTTGCGCGCTTCCAGTTCGCCGCGCAGCACGCCGCCGTCCTTGAGCTTGAATTCGACCACGACCTTGCTGCCCGGCTTCAGCGGCGCGTGCGGCTGCATCAGCATCAGGTGCATGCCGCCGGGCTTGAGCGTGGCGTTGCCGTCGGGCGCGATGCGCAGTTCCGGCAGCGCGCGCATGCGACTGATGCCGTCGACGATGCGGGTCTCGTGCAACGAGGTGTCGCCGAACGCGGGGCTGCTCACGCCGACGATGGTGATCGGGGTGGGACAGCGGTTCTCGATGCGGCCGAAGCCGGCCATCATCGGCATCTGCGCCGGCGGCAG includes:
- a CDS encoding OmpA family protein — protein: MHSHPILSRRHRAGAVLLTLACVAGLAACNRGPAAGDAEPAKTAEAAPVPRYDAKLSLVNNNGSLRYDGNVDSDAAKQAVIAALSHAYGAEKVSGDLAVDRYARPADWAANLPQFAAAFKQPGAAVSFQGQRIELSGQVAEADRAALLEQARTLYPGYAYTGLFEGVGAAPANSALATLGDKASAADVVKALNQTPIAFEGDSARIAASSLDALGDAAKAIQAAPAQTRVEIYGPAGGSGVSEDDLALSKQRAEAVKVLLVVNGVSPGAIETKAAGADSGRGISFKLVK
- the uvrA gene encoding excinuclease ABC subunit UvrA, with the translated sequence MALDFIRIRGARTHNLKNIDLDLPRDKLIVITGLSGSGKSSLAFDTIYAEGQRRYVESLSAYARQFLSVMEKPDVDHIEGLSPAISIEQKSTSHNPRSTVGTITEIYDYLRLLYARVGSPRCPDHHYPLEAQTVSQMVDQVVGLDPEQRYMLLAPVVRERKGEHAQIFEQLRAQGYVRVRVDGTLYEIDAVPPLALRVKHTIEAVIDRFKPREDIKQRLAESFETALKLGDGMAQVMSLDHADAAPLLFSSKYSCPVCDYSLPELEPRLFSFNSPVGACPTCDGLGVAQFFDPSRVVVHPELSLSAGAVRGWDRRNAYYFQLIQSLAKHYKFDVDSPWQSLSEKARNAVLYGSGDELINFSYITENGGRSQRKHRFEGIVPNLERRYRETESAAVREELAKYISERACTECGGARLNRAARNVFVAERPLPELVVLPVDEALSFFKSLNLPGWRGEIAVKIVKEIADRLRFLVDVGLDYLTLERKADSLSGGEAQRIRLASQIGAGLVGVMYVLDEPSIGLHQRDNERLLGTLTRLRDLGNTVIVVEHDEDAIRLADYIVDIGPGAGVHGGEVVAQGLFPDILKAPRSLTGQYLSGKRRIEIPKQRHKPNPKTTLHLRGASGNNLKDVDLAIPSGLFTAVTGVSGSGKSTLINDTLFAIAANELNGASHTPAPYKAVENIELFDKVVDIDQSPIGRTPRSNPATYTGLFTPLRELYAQVPEARSRGYSPGRFSFNVRGGRCEACQGDGLIKVEMHFLPDVYVPCDVCGGKRYNRETLEILYKGYNINDVLEMTVEDALGLFEAIPAISRKLETLMDVGLSYIKLGQSATTLSGGEAQRVKLSKELSRRDTGRTLYILDEPTTGLHFHDIEHLLAVLHRLRDDGNTVVVIEHNLDVIKTADWVIDLGPEGGHRGGSILATGTPEQIAALPHSHTGHFLAPLLGMGPATRTEAKPARKAAAKSDTAKTVASKTATAKGKKKSAA
- a CDS encoding thioesterase family protein; the protein is MSTDTAATESPLLFRMPLELRWRDLDAFNHVNNSNFLTYLEESRIRWFDSWGGEWVSDAIAPLLAAVQLNYRLPIPYPSKVAVELYAQRVGSTSMTIGHRIVSEDGQALYCDGHVVVVWIDRASGRPVPLPAAVLEAIAR
- a CDS encoding copper chaperone PCu(A)C — translated: MKPLRYRTAVHVLAPLLVLAAALGAAPTAQARGCTARIVEGWVRLPPAQMPMMAGFGRIENRCPTPITIVGVSSPAFGDTSLHETRIVDGISRMRALPELRIAPDGNATLKPGGMHLMLMQPHAPLKPGSKVVVEFKLKDGGVLRGELEARKP